The following are from one region of the Candidatus Binatia bacterium genome:
- a CDS encoding SDR family oxidoreductase has translation MKLIDGKVAIVTGAGRGIGRAVAELMSEHGASVIVNDLDEAVASETAAAIRAAGGRAEVCAGSVTDAKFPSRLIAAAIDSFGTFDIIVNNAGYTNDGLIHKMSDEQWQSMLDCHLTAPFRILREASLHWREWSKAESASGRAKPRKVVNVSSTSGVAGNAGQVNYAAGKMGIVGMTKTLAKEWGRLGVCVNAVAYGFIETRLTAAKDKSMKATVDGNEVEIGIPGQMRDAAIQRIPLGRPGSPREAAGPVLFLSSPLADYVTGHVVLVTGGSYM, from the coding sequence ATGAAGCTGATCGATGGAAAGGTCGCAATCGTCACAGGGGCAGGACGCGGGATCGGGCGCGCCGTCGCCGAGCTGATGTCCGAGCACGGGGCCTCGGTCATCGTCAACGATCTCGACGAGGCGGTGGCATCCGAAACGGCGGCGGCAATCCGCGCGGCCGGCGGCAGGGCCGAGGTCTGTGCCGGCTCGGTCACCGACGCGAAGTTTCCCTCCCGCCTCATCGCTGCGGCGATCGACAGCTTCGGGACCTTCGACATCATCGTCAACAATGCCGGTTACACCAACGATGGGCTGATCCACAAGATGTCCGACGAGCAGTGGCAGTCGATGCTCGACTGTCACCTCACTGCGCCGTTTCGCATCCTGCGCGAAGCTTCGCTGCACTGGCGCGAGTGGTCGAAAGCCGAGTCCGCGTCGGGCCGCGCCAAGCCGCGCAAGGTCGTCAACGTTTCGTCGACGAGCGGGGTCGCCGGCAACGCGGGACAGGTCAACTACGCGGCCGGCAAGATGGGCATCGTCGGCATGACCAAGACGCTGGCCAAGGAGTGGGGCCGCCTCGGTGTCTGCGTCAATGCCGTTGCCTACGGTTTCATCGAGACGCGGCTTACCGCCGCCAAGGACAAGTCGATGAAGGCGACCGTCGACGGCAACGAGGTCGAGATCGGCATCCCCGGGCAGATGCGCGACGCGGCGATCCAACGCATTCCGCTCGGCCGCCCCGGATCTCCGCGCGAAGCGGCAGGCCCCGTGCTGTTCCTGAGCTCACCTCTTGCGGACTACGTCACCGGCCACGTCGTTCTCGTGACCGGCGGTTCCTACATGTGA
- a CDS encoding glycosyltransferase family 2 protein, translated as MSLSRENRRSERPLLSIVVPCFNEEGCVDEMARRLHAVLDPLDCDWEAVFVDDGSSDATAARLESLAEADPRVGYLSFSRNFGHQLALLAGLARARGDAVVSLDGDLQHPPELIPTLVEHWRDGYDVVFTVREGNEGHALKEYFSARFYKLLRRLTGVDIPTGGADFRLLDRVVTDSLLACEEHFVFVRGLVPWLGFRRKAVPYTAEERFAGDTKYVVTRMLRFALDGVFSFSTVPLRLISFLGMGTVALGILYGFYSIGVWLFTNSAVSGWTSLVVLVLVFSGTQLLSLGILSEYVGRIYEEVKRRPRYIVAASREARQVREKAHLHSVSVKDHA; from the coding sequence ATGAGCCTGTCGCGAGAGAATCGACGAAGCGAGCGGCCCCTGCTCTCGATCGTCGTTCCGTGTTTCAACGAGGAAGGGTGCGTCGACGAGATGGCGCGCCGCCTGCACGCCGTGCTCGATCCCCTCGACTGCGACTGGGAAGCCGTGTTCGTCGACGACGGCAGCAGCGACGCCACCGCCGCGCGACTGGAATCACTTGCGGAGGCCGACCCGAGAGTGGGCTACCTTTCGTTCTCGCGCAATTTCGGCCACCAGCTGGCGCTCCTGGCCGGCCTCGCCCGCGCCCGCGGCGATGCCGTCGTGTCCCTCGACGGCGACCTGCAGCATCCTCCCGAGCTGATCCCTACCCTCGTCGAGCACTGGCGCGACGGCTACGACGTCGTCTTCACCGTGCGCGAGGGCAACGAGGGGCACGCGCTCAAGGAATATTTCTCTGCGCGTTTCTACAAGCTGCTGCGACGCCTGACCGGTGTCGACATCCCTACCGGCGGCGCCGACTTCCGCCTGCTCGACCGCGTCGTCACCGATTCGCTGCTGGCCTGCGAGGAACACTTCGTCTTCGTGCGCGGCCTGGTGCCGTGGCTCGGGTTTCGCCGCAAGGCCGTGCCGTACACGGCCGAGGAGCGTTTTGCCGGCGATACCAAGTACGTCGTCACGCGCATGCTGCGTTTCGCGCTGGACGGGGTCTTTTCCTTCTCGACGGTCCCTTTGCGGCTGATCTCGTTCCTCGGCATGGGCACCGTCGCACTCGGCATCCTCTACGGCTTCTACTCGATCGGCGTGTGGCTGTTCACGAATTCGGCGGTGTCGGGCTGGACTTCGCTCGTCGTGCTCGTACTGGTGTTCAGCGGCACCCAGCTTCTCAGCCTCGGCATTCTCAGCGAGTACGTCGGCCGCATCTACGAGGAAGTGAAACGCAGGCCGCGTTACATCGTCGCAGCTTCCCGCGAAGCCCGGCAGGTGCGCGAGAAAGCCCACCTTCATTCCGTATCGGTAAAGGACCACGCATGA
- a CDS encoding 6-pyruvoyl-tetrahydropterin synthase-related protein → MKARRTIPAGIELLLVVAASAFLCWIWPWQYVLDKSVTAGGDTASHFYPAQIMHDVLIPNLQWTGWTMGNYAGYPIFHFYSTLPFFLIGLLGYVMPLQISFKLVTLLGPTTLPLAAAYLFWALGYRRSGPVLAAGSVLPFLFQQGNSMWGGNIPSVLAGEFCHSIGFSLSLVFLGYLHRLSRGMGSWVVCGLLLAAVALSHAFAFIGALWLALWYIRPRTDSPLALPRIAPAFVLAGLLVAFWGFPLVPRVKFTTEWTMIWTINDWKEVVPELLWPASILTGVNVLLMLAGLKRYESDRQGLMLFALFGSVVLYGVSPMTGFPDIRFVPIGQLAVGLLAADLLVWLGTRLNFPLVYAAAGLSICMGWTYAHLGYLPSWLDWNYSGYEGKPSWDLFHAINEHVHGDINSPRMVFEHSQGHNRFGSSRAFENLPLFAGRSTLEGVFHQVSPNSPFVFYIQSEVGEKASGPFHQYSYARLDPQAALPHLRVYNVGTIVATTDKARAAYDANPSFHRTFNQGGYAVYDVPSGVTGYVVPAANQPVLYTGPDYRTAFYRWFKHPELLDVPLVPAEVAGPQGASRFPLQTASVRDIPRTPLGDDCKVTSHLEQESITFDTTCPGRPHIVKVSYFPRWKTVDGSPIDLVSPGFMLVTPHSTHFEMVYSQMPLDWLALATTWLGLLWAAAAALSGRARRATSLVFVRLLRPVGAWMTPARVRIPLCIALVVGSALAAGAVRYRIRDDDAAFREGSLAYQQRRFDDVIRILGEEVRSDSDRPRIATALIQLGDAYAETGKSELAIQALERLRFDFPNIDYGAQSGFHLAKSYAAIKSLDRAREYAAQLERQYADSSWTKRLKKENPELFPAVATPDQATAPAAQAPASVPPPPAKAAASVAGGHGPGN, encoded by the coding sequence GTGAAAGCGCGCCGCACCATTCCCGCCGGCATCGAGCTGCTGCTCGTCGTCGCCGCCTCCGCCTTCCTCTGCTGGATCTGGCCGTGGCAGTACGTGCTCGACAAGTCGGTCACGGCCGGCGGCGACACGGCGTCCCACTTCTACCCTGCCCAGATCATGCACGACGTGCTGATCCCCAACCTGCAGTGGACGGGTTGGACGATGGGGAACTACGCCGGCTACCCGATCTTCCACTTCTACTCCACGCTGCCGTTCTTCCTGATCGGCCTGCTCGGCTACGTGATGCCGCTGCAGATCTCGTTCAAGCTCGTCACGCTGCTCGGGCCGACGACACTGCCCCTGGCGGCCGCCTACCTGTTCTGGGCCCTCGGCTACCGCCGCAGCGGACCGGTGCTGGCTGCGGGCTCGGTGCTGCCGTTCCTGTTCCAGCAGGGCAACTCGATGTGGGGCGGCAACATCCCGAGCGTGCTGGCCGGAGAGTTCTGCCATTCGATCGGATTCTCGCTCTCGCTCGTGTTCCTCGGTTACCTGCACCGGCTTTCCAGGGGCATGGGTTCGTGGGTGGTCTGCGGGCTGCTGCTGGCGGCAGTCGCGCTCAGCCATGCCTTCGCGTTCATCGGCGCGCTCTGGCTCGCGCTCTGGTACATCCGGCCGCGCACCGACAGTCCCCTGGCCCTGCCGCGCATCGCCCCGGCTTTCGTGCTGGCAGGGCTGCTGGTCGCGTTCTGGGGCTTCCCGCTGGTTCCGCGCGTCAAGTTCACCACCGAGTGGACGATGATCTGGACGATCAACGACTGGAAGGAGGTCGTGCCCGAGCTGCTGTGGCCGGCATCGATCCTGACCGGCGTCAACGTGCTGCTGATGCTCGCGGGCCTGAAGCGGTATGAGAGCGACCGCCAGGGACTGATGCTGTTCGCGCTGTTCGGCAGTGTCGTGCTGTACGGCGTTTCGCCGATGACCGGCTTCCCCGACATCCGCTTCGTGCCGATCGGCCAGCTCGCCGTGGGGCTGCTGGCCGCCGACCTGCTCGTCTGGCTCGGCACTCGCCTGAATTTCCCGCTCGTCTACGCGGCGGCAGGCCTGAGCATCTGCATGGGCTGGACCTACGCGCACCTCGGTTACCTGCCGTCGTGGCTGGACTGGAACTACTCGGGATACGAGGGCAAGCCGTCGTGGGACCTGTTCCACGCGATCAACGAGCACGTGCACGGCGACATCAATTCGCCGCGCATGGTGTTCGAGCATTCGCAGGGCCACAACCGGTTCGGAAGCTCGCGCGCGTTCGAGAACCTCCCGCTGTTCGCGGGACGCTCGACGCTCGAGGGCGTGTTCCACCAGGTCTCGCCGAACTCTCCGTTCGTCTTCTACATCCAGTCCGAAGTCGGTGAGAAAGCCTCCGGCCCTTTCCACCAGTATTCCTACGCGCGGCTCGACCCCCAGGCCGCCCTTCCCCACCTTCGCGTCTACAACGTCGGCACCATCGTCGCGACGACCGACAAGGCGCGCGCCGCCTACGACGCGAATCCTTCGTTCCACCGCACGTTCAACCAGGGCGGTTACGCGGTCTATGACGTTCCAAGCGGCGTGACCGGCTACGTCGTACCCGCTGCGAACCAGCCGGTGCTGTACACCGGCCCCGACTACCGGACGGCGTTCTATCGCTGGTTCAAGCATCCCGAGCTGCTCGACGTGCCGCTGGTGCCGGCCGAGGTCGCGGGACCTCAGGGCGCGTCGCGCTTCCCGCTGCAGACGGCGTCGGTGCGCGACATTCCGCGGACGCCGCTCGGCGATGACTGCAAGGTGACGAGTCACCTCGAGCAGGAAAGCATCACCTTCGACACGACGTGCCCCGGCCGGCCCCACATCGTCAAGGTCTCGTACTTTCCGCGCTGGAAGACCGTCGACGGCTCGCCGATCGACCTCGTCTCCCCGGGTTTCATGCTGGTGACGCCGCACTCGACGCATTTCGAGATGGTGTACTCGCAGATGCCGCTCGACTGGCTCGCGCTGGCAACCACTTGGCTCGGCCTCCTGTGGGCCGCCGCCGCGGCGCTGAGCGGCCGCGCGCGGCGCGCCACTTCGCTGGTGTTCGTTCGCCTGCTGCGCCCGGTTGGAGCATGGATGACGCCTGCCCGCGTTCGCATCCCGCTGTGCATCGCCCTCGTCGTGGGCTCGGCGCTGGCGGCAGGCGCCGTGCGTTATCGCATCCGCGACGACGATGCGGCGTTCCGTGAGGGGAGCCTCGCCTACCAGCAGCGCCGTTTCGACGACGTGATCCGCATCCTCGGCGAAGAGGTACGCTCGGACAGCGACCGTCCGCGCATCGCAACCGCGCTCATCCAGCTCGGCGATGCGTACGCCGAAACCGGCAAGTCGGAGCTCGCGATCCAGGCGCTCGAGCGGCTGCGTTTCGATTTCCCGAATATCGACTACGGCGCGCAGTCGGGTTTCCACCTGGCCAAGTCTTACGCGGCGATCAAGAGCCTCGACCGCGCCCGCGAATATGCGGCGCAGCTCGAGCGCCAGTACGCGGACTCTTCGTGGACCAAGAGACTGAAGAAGGAGAACCCGGAGCTGTTCCCGGCGGTCGCCACGCCGGACCAGGCCACTGCGCCCGCTGCGCAAGCACCGGCTTCAGTGCCGCCGCCTCCTGCGAAGGCTGCCGCCTCAGTGGCCGGCGGTCACGGCCCCGGGAACTGA
- a CDS encoding Rne/Rng family ribonuclease, with protein MRKQIIINSNPNEVRVALLENGILAEVHIERASEEAAAGNIYKGRVLRVLPGMQAAFVDIGLEKAAFLHASDVVTDSPAAVGDDAADDPEFEPSRGGRSHAPIEEKLSRGDEIIVQIAKEPMGTKGARITMHVSLPGKYLVYMPFGDLIGVSKRIGDDRERRRLRDIISSAKPASGGIIARTACQNLSKKDVVDDIRSLEQIWTAVQSKAPKTAPPALLHADLDLVLRSVRDMLSPDVDQIVVDTEADFHRTRDYVGSFLPTLAERVEYYDRGEPILDRFGVEEQISRAIEPKVWLKSGGYLVIDQGEALTMIDVNTGRFVGKRSQEETVLKTNLEAVEEIVSQLRLRNIGGIIILDLIDMEDPGNRKLVSDTLETALARDKARTSILRISELGLIQMTRKRTRENLERLLSSPCPYCDGRGRVKSVPTVASEILRAIQREAARSPSSRTRMMVRANRDVITYLFNDEEDAIRGLQDRLGRGVVLKVAETYHQEQYDVVAA; from the coding sequence TTGCGCAAGCAAATCATCATCAACTCGAACCCCAACGAGGTCCGGGTCGCGCTGCTGGAGAACGGCATTCTTGCCGAAGTCCACATCGAGCGCGCGTCCGAGGAAGCCGCGGCGGGCAATATCTACAAGGGCCGGGTGCTGCGCGTGCTACCGGGCATGCAGGCGGCCTTCGTCGACATCGGCCTGGAAAAGGCGGCCTTCCTGCACGCCTCCGACGTCGTGACCGACTCTCCGGCCGCCGTCGGCGACGATGCAGCCGACGACCCGGAGTTCGAGCCGTCCCGCGGCGGCCGCAGCCACGCTCCGATCGAGGAAAAGCTGTCGCGCGGTGACGAGATCATCGTGCAGATCGCCAAGGAGCCTATGGGCACCAAGGGGGCGCGCATCACGATGCACGTCTCGCTGCCGGGCAAGTACCTCGTCTACATGCCGTTCGGCGACCTGATCGGCGTCTCCAAGCGCATCGGCGACGACCGCGAGAGGCGCCGCCTGCGCGACATCATCTCGAGCGCCAAGCCGGCCTCCGGCGGAATCATCGCGCGCACCGCGTGCCAGAACCTCAGCAAGAAGGACGTCGTCGACGATATCCGCAGCCTCGAGCAGATCTGGACGGCGGTCCAGTCCAAGGCCCCGAAAACGGCCCCTCCGGCGCTACTGCACGCCGACCTCGACCTGGTGCTGCGCAGCGTGCGAGACATGCTGTCGCCCGACGTCGACCAGATCGTCGTCGACACCGAGGCCGACTTTCACCGCACCCGAGACTATGTCGGCTCTTTCCTGCCCACGCTGGCCGAGCGCGTCGAGTACTACGACCGGGGCGAGCCGATCCTGGACCGCTTCGGCGTCGAGGAGCAGATCTCGCGGGCGATCGAGCCGAAGGTCTGGCTCAAGTCGGGCGGCTACCTCGTCATCGACCAGGGCGAAGCGCTGACGATGATCGACGTCAACACCGGGCGTTTCGTCGGAAAGCGCAGCCAGGAAGAGACCGTGCTCAAGACGAACCTCGAAGCCGTCGAGGAGATCGTCAGCCAGCTTCGCCTGCGCAACATCGGCGGCATCATCATCCTCGACCTGATCGACATGGAGGATCCGGGCAACCGAAAGCTCGTCTCCGATACGCTCGAAACCGCGCTGGCCCGCGACAAGGCCCGCACGAGCATCCTGCGCATCTCCGAGCTCGGGCTGATCCAGATGACGCGCAAGCGCACGCGCGAGAACCTCGAGCGCCTGCTGTCGTCCCCTTGCCCGTACTGCGACGGGCGCGGCCGCGTCAAATCGGTGCCGACCGTGGCTTCCGAGATCCTGCGCGCGATCCAGCGCGAAGCCGCGCGCTCGCCGTCGTCGCGAACCCGGATGATGGTTCGCGCCAACCGCGACGTGATCACCTACCTGTTCAACGACGAGGAGGATGCGATCCGCGGCCTCCAGGACCGTCTCGGGCGTGGGGTCGTACTGAAGGTTGCCGAGACCTACCACCAGGAACAGTACGACGTCGTCGCCGCGTGA
- a CDS encoding HNH endonuclease: protein MAAAALSAPPLQGRSLVLNRAFLPIHVTTVRRALSLLYRGVAKAVDGEYRTFDFESWSELSIGGCDAVGLVEGVVRIPRVVLLVAFDRVPQRRVRFSRHNIFVRDANTCQYCARRFARSELNLDHVVPRCRGGRTTWENVVCSCIECNRRKGGGDPMAAGMKLIRCPQRPAWSPFVQKQFGASGYREWVPFLRAVDTAYWNVELDPD from the coding sequence ATGGCTGCTGCGGCCCTCTCGGCGCCGCCTCTTCAAGGCAGGAGCCTCGTCCTGAACAGGGCATTTCTGCCGATCCACGTCACTACGGTCCGGCGGGCCCTCTCGTTGCTCTACCGCGGCGTCGCCAAGGCCGTCGACGGCGAGTATCGCACCTTCGATTTCGAGTCCTGGTCCGAGCTTTCGATCGGCGGCTGCGACGCCGTCGGGCTCGTCGAAGGCGTCGTGCGCATTCCGCGCGTGGTGCTTCTGGTCGCCTTCGACCGCGTTCCCCAGCGCCGCGTGCGCTTCAGCCGCCACAACATCTTCGTGCGCGACGCGAACACCTGCCAGTACTGCGCCAGGCGATTTGCCCGCAGCGAGCTGAACCTCGACCACGTCGTCCCGCGCTGCCGCGGAGGCCGCACGACGTGGGAAAACGTCGTGTGCTCGTGTATCGAGTGCAATCGTCGCAAAGGCGGCGGCGACCCGATGGCGGCCGGGATGAAGCTGATCCGCTGTCCCCAGCGGCCGGCCTGGAGCCCGTTCGTCCAGAAGCAGTTCGGCGCGAGCGGCTACCGCGAATGGGTTCCCTTCCTGCGGGCGGTCGATACCGCCTACTGGAACGTCGAGCTCGATCCCGACTGA
- the smc gene encoding chromosome segregation protein SMC translates to MRIKRLELVGFKSSKDRTVLDFPEGITGIVGPNGCGKSNIVDALRWVLGEQSARHLRGKSMEDVIFVGNQTYGPLGMAEVSILLDNEGGMETAGEGSEEDNEIVRALRKAPELRVTRRLYRSGESEYLINDRTCRLRDITELFLGTGVGTKAYSIVEQGRVGQIVGAKPEELRLFIEEAAGTTLYRSRKVAAERKIERTRDNLLRVSDIVRELERQANSLRRQARGAVQYQELRTQEDSLDRAWTIVRLRGVEELQREAASQAAEQSGREHALRLEIARAHEEREGLRERGRSVEVTRESARQAVFSARSALSQTEQERRHLAERRGELEGLVAESGTDLGSLEQRIATLGGEAGEAERRRTELALRYEEARATCETVAARVRDCDERYFAWSSDADAMRTRLIEALGASAALRNECASVARQLEAASARESRLVSEDEALATVRSRLHEDLEAADEKLAELARTLDVVEGSKRSAADELDAAQTRRALAQVESERWRDECALLRSRLESLEELHRGFSGYGDGVRAFMSNGGKERTGARAVVADVIEIESGFERAVAAVLGEALQYIIVPDTAAGIDGAAYLREHSAGRATFVPAALGAGEGGASAGADSLARHVRIHDGYEAAIAPFLAGCVVVADLGEAQRRHDSDPHRSYVTMDGELVGLRGIVTGGSENPVDEGLLLRSSEIRRIRESLDAALSRSHQAQNALKEAAEASSAVDGRLADLDRELHHLAVERVRASGEKRLHEQNSVRTGERQRAVASELESVQRERSAAAVRQRECEQALARTEAEVARLEQERSLLEGQGKELEAARRGALGELEQARVSEAEARQRIEALATQISSIAIAADEACGRREALLARLERSRLEIASLSARLTDPTLDVERLQASCTQAEASLAEADGENQTARAAIEHLDRDLDSLAARLDETRAEFGRCELRRKQYDLERTTLLEGIAERLGVSAEDLAATEVPAEADPASLAAELEQVRAKIRRLGTVNLGAVAELEEIESRLAELCKQRDDLEHSIEDLRSTIARLNRLSRQRFHETFDEVNRIFQTTFPKLFQGGKASLSLTDPENLLETGVEIVVQPPGKRLGNLDLLSGGEKAMTAIALIFALFLHKPSPFCVLDEVDAPLDEANIGRFTRIIAEMCDRSQFLLITHNKRTMEICDTLYGVTMPEPGVSKMVSVDLSQAA, encoded by the coding sequence GTGAGGATCAAGCGGCTCGAGCTCGTCGGCTTCAAGTCATCCAAGGACAGGACCGTCCTCGATTTCCCCGAGGGAATCACGGGGATCGTCGGCCCCAACGGCTGCGGCAAGTCGAACATTGTCGACGCGCTTCGCTGGGTGCTCGGCGAGCAGAGCGCGCGCCACCTTCGCGGCAAGAGCATGGAAGACGTCATCTTCGTCGGGAACCAGACCTACGGTCCCCTCGGAATGGCCGAAGTCAGCATCCTGCTCGACAACGAAGGCGGAATGGAAACCGCGGGCGAGGGCTCCGAAGAAGACAACGAGATCGTTCGCGCGCTGCGCAAGGCTCCCGAGCTTCGCGTCACGCGCCGCCTCTATCGCTCCGGTGAATCCGAATACCTGATCAACGACCGCACCTGCCGCCTTCGCGACATCACCGAGTTGTTCCTCGGCACCGGCGTCGGGACGAAGGCGTATTCGATCGTCGAGCAGGGACGCGTCGGCCAGATCGTCGGCGCCAAGCCCGAGGAGCTTCGCCTGTTCATCGAGGAAGCGGCGGGCACGACGCTGTACCGAAGCCGCAAGGTCGCGGCCGAACGGAAGATCGAGCGCACGCGCGACAATCTCCTTCGCGTCAGCGACATCGTGCGCGAGCTCGAGCGCCAGGCGAACTCGCTGCGTCGCCAGGCGCGCGGTGCCGTGCAGTACCAGGAGCTTCGCACGCAGGAGGACTCGCTCGACCGCGCGTGGACCATCGTGCGACTGCGCGGCGTCGAGGAGCTGCAGCGCGAAGCCGCATCGCAGGCCGCGGAGCAGAGCGGGCGCGAGCACGCGCTGCGCCTGGAGATCGCGCGCGCCCACGAAGAGCGCGAAGGCCTGCGCGAGCGCGGCCGCAGCGTCGAGGTTACCCGCGAAAGCGCGCGCCAGGCGGTTTTTTCCGCGCGTTCCGCGCTTTCCCAGACCGAGCAGGAACGGCGCCACCTCGCCGAGCGGCGCGGCGAGCTCGAAGGGCTGGTGGCCGAGTCCGGCACCGACCTCGGAAGCCTCGAGCAGCGCATTGCCACGCTCGGAGGCGAAGCGGGTGAGGCGGAGCGGCGGCGCACCGAGCTTGCGCTCCGCTACGAAGAGGCGCGAGCCACCTGCGAGACCGTCGCCGCGCGAGTTCGCGACTGCGACGAGCGCTACTTCGCGTGGTCGAGCGACGCCGACGCGATGCGCACGCGACTGATCGAAGCTCTCGGAGCGAGCGCTGCGCTGCGCAACGAATGCGCATCGGTAGCCAGGCAGCTCGAAGCGGCCTCTGCGCGCGAGAGCCGGCTCGTCTCCGAAGACGAAGCACTGGCGACCGTACGATCGCGCCTGCACGAGGACCTCGAGGCAGCCGACGAGAAGCTCGCCGAGCTTGCGCGCACGCTCGACGTCGTCGAAGGCAGCAAGCGCAGCGCGGCCGACGAGCTCGACGCCGCGCAGACGCGCCGCGCGCTTGCGCAAGTCGAGTCCGAGCGCTGGCGCGACGAGTGCGCGCTCTTGCGCTCGCGCCTCGAGTCGCTCGAGGAGCTGCATCGCGGATTTTCAGGATACGGCGACGGAGTGCGCGCGTTCATGTCGAACGGCGGCAAGGAGCGCACGGGCGCCCGCGCCGTCGTGGCCGACGTCATCGAGATCGAAAGCGGGTTCGAACGCGCCGTGGCCGCCGTGCTCGGCGAAGCGCTGCAGTACATCATCGTTCCGGACACCGCGGCGGGAATCGACGGAGCCGCTTACCTGCGCGAGCATTCGGCAGGCCGCGCGACGTTCGTGCCGGCCGCTCTCGGCGCCGGCGAGGGCGGTGCTTCGGCCGGCGCAGATTCGCTCGCACGCCACGTCCGGATTCACGACGGCTACGAAGCCGCGATCGCGCCGTTCCTGGCCGGATGCGTCGTCGTCGCCGACCTCGGCGAGGCGCAGCGTCGCCACGACAGCGACCCGCATCGTTCGTACGTGACGATGGACGGAGAGCTGGTCGGCCTGCGCGGCATCGTGACCGGCGGCAGCGAAAATCCGGTCGACGAAGGCCTGCTGCTGAGAAGCTCGGAGATCCGCCGCATCCGCGAGAGCCTCGACGCGGCGCTTTCGAGATCGCACCAGGCCCAGAATGCACTGAAGGAAGCCGCCGAGGCTTCCAGCGCAGTCGATGGCCGGCTGGCCGATCTCGATCGTGAGCTACATCACCTGGCGGTCGAGCGCGTGCGTGCCAGCGGCGAGAAGAGGCTGCACGAGCAGAACTCGGTGCGCACCGGGGAGAGGCAGCGCGCGGTGGCTTCCGAGCTCGAGAGCGTGCAGCGCGAGCGCAGCGCCGCGGCGGTGCGCCAGCGCGAGTGCGAACAGGCATTGGCACGAACCGAGGCCGAAGTGGCCCGTCTCGAGCAGGAACGCTCGTTGCTCGAAGGCCAGGGCAAGGAGCTGGAGGCCGCAAGGCGCGGCGCGCTCGGCGAGCTCGAGCAGGCTCGCGTTTCGGAGGCCGAGGCGAGGCAGCGCATCGAGGCGCTGGCCACGCAGATCTCGTCGATCGCGATTGCGGCCGACGAAGCTTGCGGCCGCCGCGAAGCGCTGCTGGCTCGCCTGGAAAGATCACGGCTGGAGATCGCGAGCCTTTCGGCGCGGCTCACCGATCCGACGCTCGACGTCGAGCGGCTGCAGGCTTCGTGCACGCAGGCCGAAGCGAGCCTGGCCGAGGCCGACGGCGAGAACCAGACGGCACGCGCAGCGATCGAGCACCTCGATCGCGACCTCGATTCGCTGGCGGCGCGCCTCGACGAGACCCGCGCGGAATTCGGCCGCTGCGAGCTGCGCCGCAAGCAGTACGATCTCGAAAGGACGACGCTGCTCGAGGGCATTGCCGAGCGCCTCGGCGTATCGGCGGAAGACCTTGCCGCCACCGAAGTGCCCGCCGAAGCTGACCCTGCGTCGCTCGCGGCCGAGCTGGAGCAGGTGCGCGCGAAGATCCGCCGCCTCGGCACCGTCAACCTCGGTGCCGTCGCCGAGCTCGAGGAGATCGAGTCGCGTCTTGCCGAGCTGTGCAAGCAGAGAGACGACCTCGAACACTCGATCGAAGACCTGCGCTCGACGATCGCCAGGCTCAATCGCCTGTCGCGCCAGCGCTTCCACGAGACCTTCGACGAAGTGAACCGGATCTTCCAGACGACGTTCCCCAAGCTGTTCCAGGGCGGTAAGGCGTCGCTCTCGCTCACCGATCCGGAGAACCTGCTCGAGACCGGCGTCGAGATCGTCGTGCAGCCACCGGGCAAGCGCCTCGGCAACCTCGACCTTCTGTCGGGCGGCGAGAAGGCGATGACGGCGATCGCGCTGATCTTCGCGCTGTTCCTGCACAAGCCGAGCCCGTTCTGCGTGCTCGACGAGGTGGACGCACCGCTGGACGAGGCCAACATCGGGCGCTTCACGCGGATCATCGCCGAGATGTGCGACCGCTCGCAGTTCCTGTTGATCACCCACAACAAGAGGACGATGGAGATCTGCGATACGCTCTATGGCGTCACGATGCCGGAGCCCGGCGTCTCCAAGATGGTTTCGGTGGACCTGTCCCAGGCTGCATGA
- a CDS encoding cell division protein ZapA: MREIDLEIAGQRLHVRTDEDEAYMRGLATFIDEQMRLVGKGQQRGIASLTIALLAALRIADDYHKLLGTRKNVDAALESLAEAVEACLDTPR; the protein is encoded by the coding sequence ATGCGGGAGATTGACCTGGAGATCGCAGGGCAGCGCCTGCACGTCCGCACCGACGAGGACGAGGCCTACATGCGCGGGCTGGCGACCTTCATCGACGAGCAGATGCGGCTGGTCGGAAAGGGGCAGCAGCGCGGCATCGCGTCGCTGACCATCGCGCTGCTGGCTGCGCTGCGGATCGCCGACGACTACCACAAGCTTCTCGGGACCCGGAAGAACGTCGACGCGGCGCTCGAGAGCCTCGCGGAGGCCGTCGAAGCCTGCCTCGACACCCCGCGCTGA